Proteins found in one Salvia splendens isolate huo1 chromosome 10, SspV2, whole genome shotgun sequence genomic segment:
- the LOC121752646 gene encoding uncharacterized protein LOC121752646: protein MTKSQKENENFKEKTVERFGQLEASMRNLETQIGQIATASHTRIPNAIPSDTVPNPKGYEQCKAVKLRSGRKLGSTPGAQHGQEQAAFGSKKYGEESDSSGKIRVEKDIRKKIPLSPAMDPQCPFNFPDFIPPPPFPVENKKKGRKIIQEKGLDWMMNIIRKVNVDVSLVDLFLHFPKFSKFFKDLIAKKEKIQDDGVVILSAFCSQFVKGKMPAKRRDPGSCVIPCEMGDKKFPKCLLDQGSGISLMALKTAWSIGLEARIEPIDIDLQLADHSIVKPKGIIEDVLVKVERFVLPVDFIVLEMEEDKDMPILFGRPFLATGDVVIETKTNTVMFRVDGENVVIKQEKAGKRLLEPG, encoded by the exons ATGACTAAAAGTCAAAAAGAGAATGAGAATTTCAAGGAGAAGACGGTGGAAAGATTTGGTCAGCTCGAAGCTTCAATGAGGAATCTCGAGACTCAAATTGGACAGATAGCTACAGCATCCCATACGAGAATTCCTAACGCCATCCCGAGTGATACGGTGCCCAATCCTAAGGGCTATGAGCAGTGCAAGGCGGTTAAGCTAAGAAGTGGCCGCAAGTTAGGTTCGACACCA ggtgcccaacatggtcaagaacaAGCTGCATTTGGCAGCAAGAAGTATGGTGAAGAATCCGATTCGAGTGGAAAAATTCGAGTAGAGAAGGATATCCGCAAAAAGATCCCGCTAAGTCCGGCAATGGACCCGCAGTGTCCATTTAATTTTCCAGATTTTATCCCGCCCCCACCTTTCCCAGTCGAGAATAAGAAGAAGGGtagaaaaataattcaagagAAAGGACTCGATTGGATGATGAACATTATCAGGAAAGTTAATGTAGATGTGTCCCTGGTGGATTTGTTCCTACACTTTCCTAAATTCTCCAAGTTTTTTAAGGATCTTATCGCGAAAAAGGAGAAGATACAAGACGATGGTGTGGTGATATTGAGCGCATTTTGCTCACAATTTGTGAAGGGAAAGATGCCGGCAAAGAGAAGAGACCCTGGAAGCTGTGTGATCCCATGTGAGATGGGAGATAAGAAGTTCCCAAAGTGCCTACTTGATCAAGGCTCGGGAATATCATTGATGGCTCTGAAAACCGCATGGTCAATCGGTCTAGAAGCGAGGATTGAACCAATCGACATTGACCTACAATTGGCGGATCATTCAATTGTGAAACCAAAAGGGATCATCGAGGATGTCTTGGTGAAGGTTGAGAGATTTGTACTCCCGGTTGACTTCATTGTCCTAGAGATGGAAGAGGACAAGGATATGCCTATCCTCTTTGGTAGGCCATTTTTAGCAACCGGTGATGTTGTGATAGAGACCAAGACAAATACGGTCATGTTTCGAGTAGATGGAGAAaatgtggtgatcaagcaagagAAGGCGGGGAAGCGCCTATTGGAGCCTGGATAG